A single Roseinatronobacter monicus DNA region contains:
- a CDS encoding CoxG family protein — translation MQMSDERQIAAPPETVWTALFDPEMLKACVPGCQELSGSAAEGYQAVVVQKVGPVKATFKGVVTMKDVVEGESCTLSGEGKGGAAGFAKGDAHVRLSPGENGGTLLSYEVDAKVGGKLAQLGSRIVDGFARRMAGEFFNRFQAEIEGPPPEDAPAEDPKTDADSPQTEGAPEKKGWVKRVFG, via the coding sequence ATGCAAATGTCCGATGAACGCCAGATCGCGGCCCCGCCGGAAACTGTCTGGACCGCCCTGTTTGATCCCGAAATGCTCAAGGCCTGCGTTCCGGGGTGTCAGGAACTCAGCGGCTCTGCTGCGGAGGGGTATCAAGCTGTGGTCGTGCAAAAGGTCGGCCCGGTGAAAGCCACCTTCAAGGGTGTTGTGACGATGAAGGATGTCGTCGAGGGGGAAAGCTGCACATTATCAGGTGAAGGCAAAGGCGGGGCGGCAGGCTTTGCCAAAGGCGACGCCCATGTCCGCCTGTCACCGGGCGAGAATGGCGGCACATTGCTCAGCTATGAAGTGGACGCCAAGGTTGGCGGCAAGCTCGCACAGCTTGGCAGTCGTATCGTCGACGGCTTCGCACGACGAATGGCGGGCGAGTTTTTCAACCGGTTTCAGGCCGAAATTGAAGGGCCACCCCCCGAAGATGCGCCCGCCGAAGACCCGAAAACCGACGCGGACAGCCCTCAGACCGAGGGCGCGCCAGAGAAGAAAGGCTGGGTAAAGCGGGTGTTTGGCTGA
- a CDS encoding GntR family transcriptional regulator yields the protein MPDVTNRPTILTEQPAQAAHDRVYRGLRQQVMHGELSPGQALTLRGIGKAFGVSMTPAREALRRLTAEGALSLSASGRVTTPELTNDRIEELAQIRSLLEPELGSRALRRAHLALIDRMETINEANARAIHRQDPVEYIRTNLEFHRTLYLRAQSPAMLGLLETVWLQLGPTMRALYTRLRRTTAPPHHRLILEALRAGDDAALRLALRTDVTQGLRHLQG from the coding sequence ATGCCCGATGTAACCAACCGCCCCACCATTCTGACCGAACAACCGGCCCAGGCCGCACATGACCGCGTGTATCGGGGGCTGCGCCAGCAGGTTATGCATGGCGAATTGTCCCCCGGACAAGCGCTGACCCTGCGCGGGATTGGCAAGGCATTCGGGGTCAGCATGACTCCTGCGCGCGAAGCCCTGCGCAGGTTGACGGCAGAAGGGGCGTTGTCGCTATCGGCCTCGGGGCGGGTGACAACGCCAGAATTGACCAATGACCGAATCGAGGAGCTGGCCCAAATCCGCTCCCTTCTGGAACCGGAATTGGGCAGCCGCGCCTTGCGCCGCGCGCATTTGGCCCTGATTGACCGGATGGAAACGATAAACGAGGCGAATGCCCGCGCGATTCACCGCCAGGACCCAGTCGAGTATATTCGCACCAATCTGGAATTTCACCGCACCTTGTATCTGCGCGCCCAAAGCCCTGCGATGCTGGGTCTTCTGGAAACGGTATGGTTGCAGCTTGGGCCGACCATGCGGGCACTCTATACGCGCTTGCGTCGCACCACGGCCCCGCCCCACCATCGGTTGATACTGGAAGCCCTGCGCGCAGGCGATGACGCAGCACTGCGTCTGGCGCTGCGGACCGATGTGACGCAAGGGTTGCGGCATTTGCAAGGCTGA
- a CDS encoding ABC transporter ATP-binding protein, whose translation MNDNALSLQTISKTYNAGKPNEVKVLNEASLKLDRGEIVALVAPSGAGKSTLLHIAGLLDTPDTGAVMIDGADMTRLGDRARTAARRGQVGFVYQFHHLLPEFSALENVILPQLANAVPQAKAEARARELLERVGISARAEHRPAALSGGEQQRVAFCRALANTPSLLLADEPTGNLDPATSDQVFGALMALVRDTGLTALIATHNLELARRMDRVVQLQDGQITAG comes from the coding sequence ATGAATGACAACGCCCTTTCCCTTCAGACCATCTCGAAGACCTACAATGCCGGCAAGCCCAATGAGGTCAAAGTTCTGAACGAGGCGTCGTTGAAGCTTGATCGCGGCGAGATCGTGGCGCTTGTGGCCCCGTCAGGTGCCGGCAAATCGACGCTTTTGCATATCGCAGGTCTGCTCGACACGCCCGATACAGGGGCGGTCATGATTGACGGGGCAGATATGACGCGGCTGGGCGACCGCGCGCGCACTGCCGCGCGGCGCGGTCAGGTGGGGTTCGTGTACCAGTTCCACCACCTGCTGCCGGAGTTTTCGGCATTAGAAAATGTGATCCTGCCGCAACTCGCCAATGCCGTGCCCCAAGCCAAGGCAGAGGCCCGCGCGCGCGAATTGCTAGAGCGCGTCGGTATTTCCGCGCGCGCCGAGCATCGCCCCGCTGCCCTGTCGGGCGGCGAGCAGCAGCGTGTTGCCTTCTGCCGCGCGCTGGCCAACACCCCCAGCCTGCTTCTGGCGGACGAGCCGACAGGCAACCTTGACCCTGCCACCTCGGATCAGGTTTTTGGCGCCCTCATGGCGCTGGTGCGCGACACGGGCCTGACAGCCCTGATCGCCACCCACAATCTGGAACTTGCGCGCCGCATGGACCGCGTGGTGCAGTTGCAAGACGGACAGATCACTGCGGGCTGA
- a CDS encoding lipoprotein-releasing ABC transporter permease subunit yields the protein MTGNTPPFAAFEWMIAWRYLRARRAEGGVSAMTIISFLGIMLAVFALIATLSVRSGFRAEFVDTILGANAHVTLYSSVHVDEGGRTSRVIEDYEEMAERLAQVRGVTRVAPLIRGQVMASSDGRNTGIEVFGIHYEDLLTIPRVADPEQSLGDISRFTEGVAIGSGVARELNLSLGDSIRVISPDGARTAFGTSPRISAYEVVYIFTAGRYDIDRTRLYMPFDEAQNYFNRDGVADEMEVMVTNPDQIDSMRSDLLRAGGERAMLWTWRDSSGSFLRALDVEDNVMFVILSILVLIAAMNIISGLIMLVKNKGRDIGILRTMGLTEGSVLRVFFICGASVGVLGTVAGVILGCLFAIYIDPIFSLVNYASGGGVWDPSIRGIYNLPAELRLADVLKAVGLSLTLSFIVTIFPARRAARMNPVEALRYE from the coding sequence ATGACTGGCAACACGCCCCCCTTTGCAGCCTTTGAATGGATGATCGCATGGCGGTATCTGCGTGCGCGCCGGGCCGAGGGTGGCGTCAGCGCCATGACGATAATCTCGTTTCTGGGCATCATGCTGGCAGTTTTCGCACTGATTGCAACCTTGTCCGTGCGGTCGGGGTTTCGGGCCGAATTTGTCGACACGATCCTGGGCGCAAACGCGCATGTGACCCTCTATTCCTCTGTGCATGTCGATGAAGGCGGGCGCACCAGCCGCGTCATCGAAGATTACGAGGAAATGGCCGAGCGTCTGGCACAGGTGCGCGGCGTCACGCGGGTGGCCCCCCTTATCCGCGGGCAGGTTATGGCAAGCTCGGACGGGCGCAACACCGGTATTGAGGTGTTCGGCATCCATTACGAAGACCTGCTGACAATCCCGCGCGTTGCTGATCCCGAACAGTCACTGGGCGATATTTCCCGCTTTACCGAAGGTGTGGCAATCGGGTCTGGGGTCGCACGAGAATTGAACCTGTCGCTGGGCGATTCCATACGCGTAATCTCGCCCGATGGTGCCCGCACCGCCTTTGGCACCAGCCCGCGAATATCAGCCTATGAAGTGGTCTATATCTTTACCGCCGGGCGATACGACATTGACCGAACGCGGCTGTATATGCCCTTTGACGAGGCTCAAAACTATTTCAACCGCGACGGTGTTGCCGATGAAATGGAGGTGATGGTCACAAACCCCGACCAGATTGATAGCATGCGCAGCGATCTGCTGCGCGCAGGGGGTGAACGCGCAATGCTGTGGACATGGCGCGACAGTTCCGGCTCTTTCCTGCGCGCGCTGGACGTGGAGGATAACGTGATGTTCGTGATCCTGTCGATCCTTGTGCTGATCGCGGCCATGAATATCATTTCGGGGCTGATTATGCTGGTCAAGAACAAGGGCCGCGACATTGGCATTTTGCGCACCATGGGGCTTACCGAAGGGTCAGTCTTGCGGGTATTCTTTATCTGCGGGGCCAGTGTGGGTGTGCTGGGCACGGTTGCGGGCGTCATTCTGGGCTGTCTGTTTGCGATCTATATCGATCCGATTTTCAGTCTGGTGAATTACGCCTCTGGCGGCGGTGTTTGGGACCCCTCGATCAGGGGGATTTACAACTTGCCCGCCGAATTGCGCTTGGCCGATGTGCTCAAAGCGGTGGGGCTGTCGCTGACACTGTCCTTCATCGTCACAATTTTCCCTGCGCGGCGCGCCGCGCGCATGAACCCGGTAGAGGCGCTGCGCTATGAATGA
- a CDS encoding DsbA family protein, translating into MTLPLTDSALIGTCLAASALGLLVLTSSGSNGQTTTDEDQPPTTQVDAQAEQQEETLTQLGATAIPEDVTVDPEFGEQVRSYLLQNPEVIFEAVAVFEQRNAEAQADMDSAILDANADALFNDPNSWVGGNVDGDITLVEFLDYRCGFCKRAHDEILELLEADTGIRLIVKEFPILGPESELASRFAVASLRLGGDDVYEQANDTLIRYDGPITPEFLDEVAAELGLDFDAVVAEMESAEVNEILAANRELAQRLQITGTPTFIMETEIIRGFVEADILLEVASELRN; encoded by the coding sequence ATGACATTGCCGCTGACCGACTCTGCGCTGATCGGAACCTGCCTTGCAGCTTCTGCGCTTGGGCTTCTTGTGCTGACCTCTTCCGGAAGCAATGGACAGACCACCACAGATGAAGACCAGCCGCCCACCACGCAAGTCGATGCACAGGCGGAGCAACAGGAAGAAACCCTGACACAGCTTGGTGCAACTGCGATACCAGAAGACGTGACTGTAGATCCGGAATTCGGGGAACAGGTGCGCAGCTATCTGTTGCAAAACCCCGAGGTGATCTTCGAGGCCGTCGCCGTGTTCGAGCAGCGCAATGCCGAAGCGCAGGCCGATATGGACAGCGCCATTCTTGATGCAAATGCGGATGCGTTGTTCAATGACCCGAATTCATGGGTCGGTGGCAATGTCGATGGCGATATCACACTGGTCGAATTTCTGGATTACCGCTGCGGATTTTGCAAACGCGCGCATGATGAAATTCTTGAACTGCTGGAAGCCGATACCGGCATTCGCCTGATCGTCAAGGAATTTCCGATCCTTGGCCCCGAATCCGAGCTTGCATCGCGCTTTGCCGTTGCCAGCCTGCGTTTGGGGGGGGATGACGTGTATGAACAGGCCAATGACACCCTGATCCGCTATGATGGCCCCATCACACCAGAGTTTCTGGACGAAGTGGCAGCCGAGCTGGGCCTTGATTTCGACGCTGTCGTTGCCGAAATGGAAAGCGCAGAGGTCAACGAAATTCTGGCCGCGAACCGCGAACTGGCACAGCGCCTTCAGATCACCGGAACCCCGACCTTCATCATGGAAACCGAGATTATTCGCGGCTTTGTAGAAGCGGATATTTTGCTAGAGGTCGCGTCCGAGCTGCGCAACTGA
- a CDS encoding IS630 family transposase, translated as MRIEPKFLTSSERAELMSCVRRHREDHGVARRANAILLLDEGKSCQLIAEFLYLDDDTVRLWYKAYREGGWDLLSTDGWKGGQSRMTSAQEAELSAWLEDRFCRSTTEVRAHISATYGLEYSHSGCIKLLTRLGFEYRKPKGLPRVAPAAAQAAFIEMYQRLLNELGADEAVYFADAVHPEYQTKPAYGWVKAGTNPAVQTTAGRGRVNIHGALNLETFDLSFVEPITVDGISAVQLLAKIEASNPYKRLIHVIWDNAAYHKGQEVRDFLARPDCRIHLIPLPPYCPHLNPIERLWAVMHRCVTHNQYYPTQKQFADAILAFFRKTLPNEWRSFRDTISDNFRVISHDNFRVFA; from the coding sequence ATGCGTATTGAGCCGAAATTCCTGACATCTTCAGAACGTGCTGAGCTGATGTCCTGTGTGCGACGCCATCGCGAGGATCACGGTGTTGCGCGTCGCGCCAATGCGATTTTGCTGCTGGATGAGGGCAAATCCTGCCAACTGATCGCCGAATTTCTTTACCTTGACGATGATACGGTTCGTCTTTGGTACAAGGCTTACCGCGAAGGGGGCTGGGACCTCCTATCCACTGATGGATGGAAGGGCGGTCAATCCCGGATGACCTCGGCTCAGGAGGCCGAACTCAGCGCGTGGCTGGAGGATCGTTTTTGTCGTTCGACGACCGAGGTCCGGGCCCATATCTCCGCGACGTATGGCTTGGAGTATTCCCATTCTGGCTGCATCAAGCTTCTGACGCGTCTGGGGTTTGAGTATCGCAAGCCGAAGGGACTTCCGCGCGTTGCGCCTGCCGCAGCACAAGCCGCCTTCATCGAGATGTATCAGCGCTTGCTGAACGAGTTGGGGGCTGATGAAGCTGTCTATTTCGCAGATGCCGTGCATCCGGAGTATCAGACGAAACCGGCTTATGGTTGGGTGAAGGCCGGGACAAATCCTGCCGTGCAGACCACAGCAGGGCGTGGGCGTGTGAACATCCATGGTGCACTGAACTTGGAAACATTCGATTTGTCGTTTGTCGAGCCGATTACGGTAGACGGGATCAGCGCTGTCCAGCTCTTGGCCAAAATCGAGGCATCCAACCCTTACAAGCGCCTCATCCACGTGATCTGGGACAACGCGGCGTATCATAAAGGGCAAGAGGTGCGAGACTTCCTTGCAAGGCCGGACTGCCGCATCCACTTGATCCCATTGCCGCCATATTGCCCACATCTCAACCCGATTGAACGATTGTGGGCCGTCATGCACCGCTGTGTCACACACAATCAGTATTATCCCACGCAAAAGCAATTTGCCGATGCGATACTCGCATTTTTTCGAAAAACCCTCCCCAACGAATGGCGGAGCTTCCGCGACACCATCTCCGACAACTTCCGTGTCATCTCACACGACAATTTTCGGGTTTTCGCGTAA
- a CDS encoding N-acetylmuramoyl-L-alanine amidase family protein: MNPSESNQTEPSSKTRVPQDSEYSQPVPYRLRVLAAPPRLVLDFNTLDWDGVDLGAGVPRSHLRALRQGHLPDGWSRLVLDLGAPFQLETSEQRVDTESGQAIISLRLRRVALEEFERTAQDASRFAVQTSPEFLNPKAASPPPAAPSKPIVMLDPGHGGIDPGAERDGIREADLVLTFARQLREVLLRRGVFDVAMTRDADEFVSLDGRIRAARSAQADLFLSLHADALPEGLATGAVIYLLGDEASDDSAAYLAERHDRADMLAGVDLTGNTDEIARVLMSVAWQDTAPRARQLAEALVDGVGEAGMRLHRRPIQSGAFTVLRAVDIPSALIELGFMSSPRDLANLQDPDWTLRMADALADALELWHERDLALQELLRQ, translated from the coding sequence ATGAACCCATCAGAATCCAATCAAACCGAACCGTCAAGCAAAACTCGGGTTCCACAGGACTCGGAGTATAGCCAACCTGTTCCCTACCGGCTGCGTGTTTTGGCGGCACCGCCCAGACTGGTGCTAGATTTCAACACATTGGACTGGGACGGGGTGGATCTGGGGGCAGGGGTGCCGCGCAGTCATCTGCGGGCGCTGCGGCAGGGCCATTTGCCCGATGGCTGGTCGCGGCTGGTGCTGGATCTGGGCGCGCCTTTTCAGCTTGAGACATCGGAGCAGCGGGTCGATACTGAGAGCGGGCAGGCGATCATCAGCTTGCGCCTGCGCCGTGTCGCATTGGAGGAATTCGAGCGCACAGCGCAGGATGCCAGCCGATTTGCGGTTCAGACCAGCCCAGAGTTTCTAAACCCCAAGGCCGCATCCCCCCCGCCAGCGGCCCCAAGCAAACCTATTGTCATGCTGGACCCCGGTCATGGTGGGATCGACCCCGGTGCCGAACGCGACGGAATCCGAGAGGCCGATCTTGTCCTGACTTTCGCACGACAGTTGCGTGAGGTGCTGTTGCGGCGCGGCGTGTTCGATGTGGCGATGACGCGGGACGCAGATGAATTTGTCTCGCTTGATGGGCGGATCAGGGCCGCGCGCTCGGCACAGGCGGATTTGTTCTTGTCGCTGCACGCCGATGCCTTGCCCGAAGGTCTGGCGACAGGGGCGGTCATCTATCTGCTGGGCGACGAGGCAAGCGACGATTCAGCCGCCTATCTGGCAGAACGCCATGACCGCGCCGATATGCTGGCGGGCGTCGATCTGACAGGCAACACCGATGAAATCGCGCGGGTGCTGATGTCTGTGGCATGGCAAGACACAGCGCCGCGGGCGCGTCAACTGGCCGAAGCGCTGGTCGATGGGGTGGGGGAGGCCGGAATGCGCTTGCACCGCCGCCCAATCCAGTCGGGCGCATTCACGGTGTTGCGCGCGGTCGACATTCCGTCGGCGCTGATCGAGTTGGGCTTTATGTCCAGCCCGCGCGATCTGGCCAATCTGCAAGACCCGGACTGGACGTTGCGCATGGCGGACGCCTTGGCCGATGCGCTGGAACTGTGGCACGAACGTGATCTTGCCCTGCAAGAGTTGCTCAGGCAGTAG
- a CDS encoding penicillin-binding protein 1A, with translation MLRAILSFFGGLFSFAITALVFVVFAIGGVFWYYSEDLPSHDQLASYAPPSISRIYSGEGRLIDEFALERRLFTPIDDIPERVKDAFIAAEDRNFYIHTGFDARAIAVAGYEAVISRGENVRGASTITQQVMKNFLLSGDRTGERKIKELILASRVEGTLTKDQILELYLNEIFLGQNSYGVTAAAQTYFNKTLDELDLHEAAFLAALPQAPSSYHPVRNRDRVVSRRNYVLGEMLRNGFISQAEHDEARGLPLLTVQSGDFSSSRANLPPRDYFTDEVRRQLSSSFGEDEFFAGGLSIRATIDPEMQVHAAHALQRALEQYDRGLGRLRTAGETIAPELLENENQWRRALGELELARDVTLGNRWYPAVVLEVSSDEARLGIEAVADDYHAPHVIERSDISWARGSLSDNLSVGDVVYTRRVTSDSDNSHVRWSLRQIPEVQGGFMAMDVNTGRVISMQGGFSYQASVFNRATQAQRQPGSAYKPFVYAAALDSGYTPATIIVDAPIEVETSQGLWRPTNYSNQFYGPTPVRRGIELSRNLMTVRLAQEVGMDVVGGYAERFGVYDRAQQFLAASLGSQETTLFRMVAAYAMFANGGERVEPTLVDRVQDRWGDTVYRHDQRNCVDCEDRALPAGSGPWISSSRARVMDAVTAYQLTSMMEGVVQRGTAARTVNLPVPAAGKTGTTNDARDVWFVGYTSNIVAGCYIGYDQPRPLGRGAAGGAMCGPVFNEFMQEAVKKYGGGRFRVPEGGYFLNIDRDSGARLADNASGPNVISEFFREGVEPIFGLAAVIDGGFSLGSDLPIFAPGESYEALQRDDAGRGTAPSAPASLGSVSTGGLY, from the coding sequence GTGCTACGAGCGATTCTTTCCTTTTTTGGCGGTCTGTTCAGCTTTGCCATAACGGCATTGGTTTTTGTCGTATTCGCCATTGGGGGCGTGTTCTGGTATTACAGTGAAGACCTGCCCAGCCATGACCAGTTGGCCAGCTATGCGCCGCCCTCGATCAGCCGCATTTATTCCGGCGAAGGGCGCCTGATTGATGAATTCGCGCTAGAGCGGCGTTTGTTCACGCCGATTGACGACATTCCAGAGCGGGTGAAAGACGCGTTTATCGCCGCCGAGGATCGTAATTTTTACATCCACACTGGCTTTGACGCGCGCGCGATTGCTGTGGCCGGGTATGAAGCGGTCATCTCTCGTGGCGAGAATGTGCGCGGTGCATCGACGATCACACAGCAGGTGATGAAGAACTTTCTGCTATCCGGCGACCGCACGGGCGAGCGCAAGATCAAGGAGCTGATTCTTGCCAGCCGCGTCGAGGGCACGCTGACCAAGGACCAGATTCTGGAACTCTACCTCAACGAGATTTTTCTGGGCCAGAATTCCTATGGTGTGACCGCAGCGGCGCAGACCTATTTCAACAAGACACTGGACGAGTTGGACCTGCACGAAGCCGCTTTTCTGGCGGCACTGCCACAAGCCCCGTCCAGCTATCATCCAGTGCGCAACCGTGACCGCGTTGTGTCGCGGCGCAACTATGTGTTGGGTGAAATGCTGCGCAACGGCTTCATCTCGCAAGCTGAACATGATGAAGCGCGCGGCCTGCCGCTGCTGACCGTGCAATCGGGTGATTTTTCCAGCTCGCGCGCCAATCTTCCGCCGCGTGACTATTTCACCGACGAAGTGCGCCGCCAATTGTCCAGCAGCTTTGGCGAGGACGAGTTTTTTGCAGGTGGCTTGTCGATCCGTGCCACAATCGACCCCGAAATGCAGGTTCATGCCGCACATGCCTTGCAACGCGCGCTGGAGCAGTATGACCGTGGACTTGGCCGGTTGCGCACGGCGGGCGAAACCATTGCGCCGGAATTGCTGGAGAACGAAAATCAGTGGCGCCGCGCATTGGGCGAGTTGGAACTGGCGCGCGATGTGACGCTTGGCAATCGCTGGTATCCGGCGGTTGTACTGGAAGTCAGCTCAGACGAGGCGCGGCTGGGGATCGAGGCTGTCGCCGATGATTACCATGCGCCCCATGTTATTGAGCGCAGCGATATTTCTTGGGCGCGCGGCTCACTATCCGACAACCTGAGTGTTGGCGATGTCGTCTATACGCGGCGCGTAACCTCTGACAGTGACAACAGCCATGTCCGCTGGTCGCTCCGCCAGATCCCAGAAGTTCAGGGCGGGTTCATGGCGATGGACGTGAACACGGGCCGCGTCATCTCGATGCAGGGGGGCTTTTCCTATCAGGCATCGGTGTTCAACCGCGCAACGCAGGCGCAACGACAGCCCGGCTCTGCCTACAAGCCTTTTGTTTATGCCGCTGCGTTGGATTCGGGCTATACCCCCGCCACGATCATTGTCGACGCGCCCATCGAAGTTGAGACATCGCAAGGCTTGTGGCGTCCTACCAATTATTCAAACCAGTTCTATGGACCAACCCCAGTTCGTCGCGGGATCGAGTTGTCGCGCAACCTGATGACAGTGCGGTTGGCACAGGAGGTCGGGATGGATGTTGTCGGCGGATATGCCGAGCGCTTTGGCGTCTATGACCGTGCGCAGCAATTCCTCGCCGCCTCGCTCGGGTCACAGGAAACCACGTTGTTTCGCATGGTGGCCGCCTATGCGATGTTTGCCAATGGCGGCGAGCGGGTCGAGCCGACACTGGTGGACCGCGTGCAGGACCGTTGGGGCGACACGGTTTATCGCCACGACCAGCGCAATTGCGTTGATTGCGAAGACCGCGCATTGCCTGCGGGCAGTGGCCCTTGGATTTCGTCCAGCCGCGCGCGTGTGATGGATGCGGTCACCGCCTATCAGTTGACCTCGATGATGGAGGGGGTTGTCCAGCGCGGGACTGCGGCGCGCACTGTCAATCTGCCTGTGCCAGCCGCAGGCAAGACCGGTACCACCAATGACGCGCGTGATGTCTGGTTTGTGGGCTACACCTCTAACATCGTGGCGGGTTGCTATATCGGCTATGACCAGCCGCGCCCGCTGGGACGCGGGGCCGCAGGTGGCGCGATGTGCGGCCCGGTCTTTAACGAATTCATGCAAGAGGCGGTCAAGAAATACGGCGGCGGTCGCTTTCGCGTGCCAGAAGGCGGCTATTTCCTGAATATCGACCGCGATTCCGGCGCGCGTCTGGCGGATAATGCGAGCGGCCCGAATGTCATTTCAGAGTTCTTCCGCGAAGGTGTCGAGCCGATCTTCGGGCTTGCCGCTGTGATTGATGGCGGCTTTTCGCTGGGTTCTGATTTGCCAATCTTTGCGCCGGGCGAAAGCTACGAGGCGTTGCAGCGTGACGATGCGGGGCGTGGAACGGCCCCAAGTGCGCCTGCAAGCCTTGGGTCAGTCTCGACGGGTGGGCTATATTGA
- the prfB gene encoding peptide chain release factor 2, translated as MRSETLSTIDAIRKSLTLLGQRMDIETAPHRLEEFDAMTEDPDLWNDPTRAQALMKDRRMLSDALETYRSISQELEDQIGLIELGEAEGDSDVVAEAEAELTKLGKLAAEKELEALLNGEADSNDTFLEINAGAGGTESCDWALMLSRMYVRWAEKKGYTVEMMSESAGEEAGIRSVSYKISGHNAYGWLKSESGVHRLVRISPFDGSARRHTSFSSVWVYPVVDENIEVDINPSDIRIDTYRSSGAGGQHVNTTDSAVRITHIPTGIVVTSSQKSQHQNREIAMNALKSRLYEMELRKRNEAIEAAHDAKGDAGWGNQIRSYVLHPYQMVKDLRTGHETSDSQGVLDGALDAFMAATLAMDVSGKSRAEATAED; from the coding sequence ATGCGCTCTGAGACGCTCAGCACGATTGATGCGATCCGCAAATCCCTGACCCTGCTGGGTCAGCGGATGGATATTGAAACAGCGCCGCACCGACTGGAAGAATTCGATGCGATGACCGAAGATCCGGATCTGTGGAACGATCCGACCCGCGCGCAAGCCTTGATGAAAGACCGGCGCATGTTGTCGGATGCGCTGGAAACCTATCGGTCCATCTCGCAAGAGCTAGAGGACCAGATCGGATTGATCGAGCTGGGCGAAGCCGAGGGTGACAGCGATGTCGTGGCCGAGGCAGAGGCCGAGCTTACGAAACTGGGCAAGCTCGCCGCCGAGAAAGAGCTGGAAGCCTTGTTGAACGGCGAGGCGGACTCTAATGATACCTTCCTCGAAATCAACGCAGGCGCAGGCGGCACGGAAAGCTGTGACTGGGCCTTGATGCTGTCGCGCATGTATGTCCGCTGGGCCGAGAAGAAGGGCTACACAGTCGAGATGATGAGCGAGAGCGCCGGCGAAGAAGCAGGCATCCGGTCTGTGTCCTATAAGATCAGCGGCCATAATGCCTATGGGTGGCTGAAATCCGAATCCGGTGTGCACCGGCTGGTGCGCATATCGCCGTTTGACGGCTCTGCGCGGCGGCACACGTCTTTCAGTTCGGTCTGGGTCTATCCTGTGGTCGATGAGAATATTGAAGTCGACATCAACCCGTCCGACATTCGCATCGACACCTATCGCTCATCGGGTGCAGGCGGACAGCACGTCAACACGACCGACTCGGCGGTGCGGATCACGCATATTCCAACCGGCATTGTCGTCACCTCCAGCCAGAAATCGCAGCACCAAAACCGCGAGATTGCCATGAACGCGCTGAAATCGCGCCTGTATGAGATGGAGTTGCGCAAACGCAACGAAGCGATTGAAGCCGCGCATGATGCCAAGGGCGATGCGGGCTGGGGCAATCAGATTCGCTCTTATGTGCTGCACCCTTACCAGATGGTCAAAGACTTGCGCACAGGTCACGAGACATCGGACAGTCAGGGCGTTCTGGATGGTGCGCTTGACGCGTTTATGGCGGCAACACTGGCGATGGATGTGTCCGGCAAGTCCCGCGCCGAGGCAACTGCCGAGGATTGA
- a CDS encoding DUF2189 domain-containing protein: MNDNMTQRAHLPPSEIPEPQTIKIQDLRAILQAGLRDFLRAPVYGIAFSLVYVLGGLILYAIFLASGQSWWFIPIAVGFPLLAPFAATGFYEVSRRLEQGAPLSWSAVAGCVLAQKDRQIPSMAMVIMLAFMFWVFVAHTIFALFFGLQPITSSTTDMLLSGPGLMMLLVGGTIGGVMAAVLFALTVISLPLLLDRELDFITAMITSFSVVMKNFGTMVVWAGLIAALLFIGMVPLFLGLFVILPVLGHATWHLYRRALP, from the coding sequence ATGAACGACAACATGACGCAGCGGGCACATCTGCCCCCCTCGGAAATACCAGAACCCCAGACAATCAAGATCCAGGATTTGCGCGCAATCTTGCAAGCGGGTCTGCGCGATTTTCTGCGCGCGCCGGTCTATGGGATTGCATTCTCGCTGGTCTATGTGCTGGGCGGGCTGATCTTATATGCGATCTTTCTCGCCTCTGGACAAAGCTGGTGGTTCATCCCGATTGCGGTGGGGTTTCCGCTTCTGGCCCCGTTCGCGGCGACAGGGTTTTATGAGGTCAGCCGCCGACTTGAGCAGGGCGCGCCGCTAAGTTGGTCTGCGGTGGCGGGATGTGTGCTGGCGCAAAAAGACCGCCAAATCCCCTCGATGGCTATGGTCATCATGCTGGCGTTCATGTTTTGGGTGTTTGTCGCGCATACGATCTTTGCGCTGTTCTTCGGGCTGCAACCTATCACCAGCTCGACCACGGATATGCTGCTGTCTGGACCGGGGCTGATGATGTTGCTGGTTGGCGGCACAATCGGGGGCGTGATGGCGGCTGTGTTATTCGCGCTGACGGTCATCTCTTTGCCACTGCTGCTGGACCGCGAACTGGACTTCATTACTGCAATGATCACATCTTTCAGCGTTGTCATGAAGAATTTTGGCACGATGGTTGTGTGGGCGGGGCTGATTGCGGCGCTCTTGTTCATCGGGATGGTGCCCTTGTTTCTGGGCTTGTTCGTGATCTTGCCCGTTCTGGGACATGCAACATGGCACCTCTATCGGCGCGCGCTGCCCTAA